The following proteins come from a genomic window of Rhodobium gokarnense:
- a CDS encoding glycosyltransferase family 2 protein: MATLTESDIWTGDHLVEQGLISLSQFDQARRLAEQWNASLIDVLLARNWIDPAEYYRSLSERFDIEFVSIREALPDPDLLKEDDVSEYMRELAMPWRKRDGRIVVATARPGPECILFSRRRWGRDVSFVVTSKFDIHWAVQNVFSDQYSQRAVFELAERDPVMSAQTVFTPTQIIVGWFLMSAAALGLAFAPVVSLIAINLVLSLFYFGNFLFKAILIWAGGNHQTSRTREVDAGVRMLRDEDLPIYTVLVPMFREPEVLPIITNALRHLDYPTSRLDIKIVLEEGDTETIDAAMALGLEGIFEIIRVPPSEPQTKPKACNYALRFARGDYVVIYDAEDKPEPDQLKKVVAAFRQAPDHIACVQCRLNYFNRDENWLTRLFTLDYSLWFDLMLPGLERLGVPIPLGGTSNHFRIEVLRELHAWDPFNVTEDADLGIRMTQKGYGVWLIESTTFEEANVSHANWIRQRSRWIKGYMQTFLVHTRRPIHLMRTIGPLGVLGFVFFIGGTMLSGVLNPIFWGMFVVWVITQTSGFDQLFPPVLLYLALFNLLAGNALITFLMMLAPFRRRWFELIPFSLTALWYWVLMSVAAWKAAVQLITKPFYWEKTHHGLSNHTAAAIAIAARQTEEKAA; the protein is encoded by the coding sequence ATGGCGACCTTGACCGAGAGCGATATCTGGACCGGCGACCACCTGGTCGAGCAGGGCCTCATCAGCCTTTCCCAGTTCGACCAGGCCAGACGCCTGGCGGAGCAATGGAACGCCAGCCTCATCGATGTTCTGCTCGCCCGGAACTGGATCGACCCGGCCGAGTACTACCGCTCGCTGTCGGAGCGCTTCGACATCGAATTCGTCAGCATTCGCGAGGCGCTGCCCGATCCGGACCTCCTCAAGGAAGACGACGTCTCCGAATACATGCGCGAGCTGGCGATGCCCTGGCGCAAGCGCGACGGACGCATCGTCGTCGCAACGGCCCGCCCGGGCCCGGAATGCATCCTGTTCAGCCGCCGGCGCTGGGGACGCGACGTCTCCTTCGTCGTCACCAGCAAGTTCGACATTCACTGGGCCGTCCAGAACGTCTTTTCCGATCAGTATTCGCAACGGGCCGTGTTCGAACTGGCCGAGCGCGATCCCGTCATGTCGGCCCAGACCGTGTTCACGCCGACACAGATCATCGTCGGCTGGTTCCTGATGTCGGCGGCCGCGCTCGGGCTCGCCTTTGCGCCGGTGGTCAGCCTGATCGCCATCAATCTGGTGTTGTCGCTCTTTTATTTCGGCAATTTCCTGTTCAAGGCGATCCTGATCTGGGCCGGAGGCAACCACCAGACGAGCCGGACACGCGAGGTGGACGCGGGCGTCCGGATGCTGCGCGACGAGGACCTGCCGATCTACACGGTGCTGGTGCCGATGTTCCGCGAGCCCGAGGTCCTGCCGATCATCACCAATGCGCTGCGGCACCTCGACTATCCGACCTCGCGCCTCGACATCAAGATCGTGCTGGAGGAAGGCGACACCGAGACGATCGACGCGGCAATGGCGCTCGGTCTTGAGGGCATTTTCGAAATCATCCGGGTGCCGCCGTCAGAGCCGCAGACCAAGCCGAAGGCCTGCAACTATGCTTTGCGTTTCGCGCGCGGCGACTACGTCGTCATCTACGATGCCGAGGACAAGCCCGAGCCCGACCAGCTCAAGAAGGTCGTTGCCGCGTTCCGCCAGGCGCCGGACCACATCGCCTGCGTGCAGTGCCGGCTGAACTATTTCAACCGCGACGAAAACTGGCTGACCCGCCTGTTCACGCTCGACTATTCGCTGTGGTTCGACCTCATGCTGCCGGGCCTGGAACGGCTCGGCGTGCCGATCCCGCTCGGCGGCACCTCCAATCACTTCCGGATCGAGGTGCTGCGCGAACTGCATGCCTGGGACCCCTTCAACGTCACCGAGGACGCCGATCTCGGCATCCGCATGACCCAGAAGGGCTACGGCGTCTGGCTCATCGAATCCACGACCTTCGAAGAGGCCAACGTCTCGCACGCGAACTGGATCCGCCAGCGCTCGCGCTGGATCAAGGGCTACATGCAGACCTTCCTGGTCCATACCCGGCGCCCGATTCACCTCATGCGCACGATCGGCCCGCTGGGTGTTCTGGGCTTCGTGTTCTTCATCGGCGGCACGATGCTGTCCGGTGTCCTCAACCCGATCTTCTGGGGCATGTTCGTCGTCTGGGTGATCACCCAGACCTCGGGCTTCGACCAACTGTTCCCGCCGGTCCTGCTCTATCTCGCCCTGTTCAACCTGCTCGCCGGCAACGCCCTCATCACGTTTCTCATGATGCTGGCGCCGTTCAGGAGGAGATGGTTCGAGCTCATTCCGTTCAGTCTGACCGCACTCTGGTACTGGGTTCTGATGTCCGTCGCCGCCTGGAAGGCCGCCGTGCAGCTCATCACCAAACCGTTCTACTGGGAAAAGACGCACCACGGCCTGTCCAACCATACAGCCGCCGCCATCGCCATCGCGGCCCGTCAGACGGAGGAAAAGGCGGCATGA
- a CDS encoding cellulose biosynthesis cyclic di-GMP-binding regulatory protein BcsB has product MPMTWPRVSAAVLALLASAGAAGAEQPTTQRQDILPAAKPLFADTALRRTVGAAGAAEPTTQRHDPPAADAVKSPRADATLQRTISLSELGFAQGIELTGLSGVRDLYFPIPRPSTVDSLRLLLPYRSAAAFESRRYVKVSVADRPRLTRPLGVEERSGEIEILIDRDVVQNGFVHVRIEYSGAMTDDRCVDERLSGAYLSLAPAGGIIATLNRDALTSVADVAAMMPRDLDIVIPSTPSEAQAAAALALVAGNPNAALATTARAPAGGRWRRGRIVLDGRDAPALQARGGAMPSIALGGDDPLAAAHLLQSRWRALATSPEVDRLHRSDRSAPDRLDFSDLGSDPAILQVVDRGSWTVSLPVTRVPPGKRISGMVVDMSVAGNGGKTPPVVSVTMNGLLLASVVVQDRDRVRLDVDLPSGLMTTSNSVEISAVRQVRGGDCTHAPQGYDAQLLPSSHFVLGDAGPVDDFFELGPHFAEGVTVVLQDPAMLGGTARLLRGLLDERTPVRVRYRSAPTEGPYVWVSDTAPPQGTPAIRFDAGPVRLADTGGAVLMDGAVLQSQTAVQLLAADGRQVLWIRPGTSFDEPVDSAEPPELGLGNVAFLDRQGISLAFSTKRDRLIQIRYPDAGGLAQYLEQYRLGMIGGGWLIATVGFVLLLRGISRARRSKG; this is encoded by the coding sequence ATGCCCATGACATGGCCGCGCGTGTCGGCGGCGGTGCTCGCCTTGCTGGCATCGGCGGGCGCCGCCGGCGCCGAGCAACCGACGACACAACGGCAGGACATTCTGCCCGCTGCCAAACCCCTGTTCGCGGATACCGCCCTGCGGCGCACCGTGGGGGCCGCCGGCGCTGCGGAGCCGACCACGCAACGGCACGACCCGCCGGCCGCCGACGCCGTAAAATCCCCGCGCGCGGATGCCACGCTCCAGCGCACGATATCGCTCTCCGAACTCGGCTTTGCCCAAGGGATCGAACTGACGGGCCTTTCCGGCGTGCGCGATCTCTATTTCCCGATCCCGCGGCCGTCCACCGTCGACAGCCTCCGCCTGCTGCTGCCCTATCGGTCTGCCGCCGCCTTCGAGAGCCGGCGCTACGTCAAGGTGAGCGTCGCGGACCGGCCGCGTCTGACCAGACCGCTGGGCGTGGAGGAGCGATCGGGAGAGATCGAGATCCTCATCGACCGGGACGTCGTGCAGAACGGCTTCGTCCATGTGCGCATCGAATATTCCGGTGCCATGACGGACGATCGGTGCGTCGACGAACGCCTGTCGGGCGCCTATCTGTCGCTGGCGCCGGCGGGCGGTATCATCGCCACGCTCAACAGGGACGCCCTGACGTCCGTCGCGGACGTGGCGGCGATGATGCCGCGCGATCTCGACATCGTCATCCCCTCAACTCCGAGTGAGGCCCAGGCCGCGGCGGCGCTGGCGCTGGTCGCCGGCAACCCGAACGCTGCCCTGGCGACCACCGCTCGCGCCCCCGCAGGCGGCCGTTGGAGAAGGGGCCGGATCGTCCTGGACGGACGGGACGCGCCCGCCCTGCAGGCGCGCGGCGGGGCCATGCCGTCCATCGCCCTCGGCGGCGACGATCCGCTGGCGGCAGCGCACCTGCTGCAGAGCCGTTGGCGCGCATTGGCGACGTCACCCGAGGTCGATCGGTTGCACCGGTCGGACCGCAGCGCGCCCGACCGCCTGGACTTCAGCGACCTGGGCAGCGATCCGGCGATCCTCCAGGTCGTCGATCGCGGCAGTTGGACCGTCTCCCTGCCGGTGACGCGCGTTCCGCCGGGAAAACGCATTTCCGGCATGGTCGTCGACATGTCGGTTGCCGGCAATGGCGGGAAGACGCCGCCGGTCGTCAGCGTGACCATGAACGGTCTCCTGCTCGCAAGCGTCGTGGTGCAGGACCGCGACAGGGTCCGGCTCGATGTCGACCTGCCGTCCGGCCTGATGACCACCAGCAACTCGGTCGAGATTTCCGCGGTGCGCCAGGTGCGCGGCGGCGATTGCACCCATGCGCCTCAAGGCTACGACGCGCAACTGCTGCCCTCCAGCCATTTCGTCCTCGGCGATGCCGGGCCGGTCGACGATTTCTTTGAACTCGGACCGCACTTTGCCGAAGGCGTCACGGTCGTCCTTCAGGACCCGGCGATGCTCGGCGGTACGGCCCGCCTCCTGCGCGGCCTTCTGGACGAACGGACACCGGTGCGCGTCCGCTACCGCAGCGCGCCGACGGAAGGTCCCTATGTCTGGGTGTCCGACACGGCGCCGCCCCAAGGCACGCCCGCGATCCGTTTCGATGCCGGTCCGGTCCGGCTCGCCGATACCGGCGGCGCCGTTCTGATGGATGGCGCGGTGCTGCAGTCGCAGACGGCTGTACAGCTTCTGGCCGCCGACGGCAGGCAGGTCCTCTGGATACGTCCCGGCACGTCCTTCGATGAGCCCGTCGACAGCGCGGAGCCGCCGGAGCTCGGCCTTGGCAACGTCGCGTTCCTCGATCGCCAGGGCATCAGCCTGGCATTTTCCACCAAGCGCGATCGGCTGATCCAGATCCGCTACCCCGACGCCGGCGGCCTTGCGCAGTATCTCGAGCAATACAGGCTCGGCATGATCGGCGGCGGCTGGCTGATCGCCACGGTCGGATTCGTCCTGCTCCTGCGCGGCATCTCGCGCGCCAGACGGTCGAAGGGCTGA
- a CDS encoding Hpt domain-containing protein, whose amino-acid sequence MAQSPIGPALERIAARFAARLPSRLEQLEAHANALSQETYAPEMEALLVALHELAGTAPPLGYKDLGARAREAEIRLLEIKAMSGPPTDQDLAALRSMALALRETVPATGVQ is encoded by the coding sequence ATGGCACAATCCCCTATTGGTCCTGCCCTGGAACGTATTGCGGCGCGATTTGCAGCGCGGTTGCCGTCGCGCCTCGAGCAGTTGGAGGCACACGCCAACGCGCTGTCGCAAGAAACCTACGCGCCCGAAATGGAGGCCCTCCTGGTGGCCTTGCATGAACTGGCGGGCACGGCGCCGCCACTTGGCTACAAGGACCTGGGCGCCCGGGCCCGGGAGGCCGAGATACGGCTCCTGGAGATCAAGGCCATGTCCGGGCCCCCGACCGATCAGGATCTTGCCGCCCTTCGCTCCATGGCCCTGGCGCTCCGGGAAACCGTTCCCGCGACGGGAGTGCAGTGA
- a CDS encoding TusE/DsrC/DsvC family sulfur relay protein has protein sequence MRTRPDVVTEDVVGDRTVRRDEAGYLVDPEDWDAAVAEKFAEEEGVELGEEHWAVLAFMREFLAESGVAPDARFAFRFLAARHGESEAAARRRFFALFPYGYVKQACKIAGMKQPRAWSTG, from the coding sequence ATGAGGACACGACCCGACGTGGTGACCGAAGACGTCGTCGGAGACCGGACCGTCCGCCGCGACGAAGCCGGATATCTCGTCGATCCGGAGGATTGGGACGCGGCTGTTGCCGAAAAATTTGCCGAAGAGGAGGGCGTCGAACTCGGCGAGGAGCATTGGGCGGTCCTTGCCTTCATGCGGGAGTTTCTCGCCGAATCCGGCGTCGCGCCCGATGCCCGTTTTGCCTTTCGTTTCCTCGCCGCGCGCCACGGTGAGAGCGAAGCGGCGGCAAGGCGCCGCTTCTTTGCCCTTTTTCCCTACGGCTACGTCAAACAGGCCTGCAAGATCGCCGGCATGAAACAGCCGCGGGCCTGGAGCACGGGGTGA